Proteins co-encoded in one Cyprinus carpio isolate SPL01 chromosome B5, ASM1834038v1, whole genome shotgun sequence genomic window:
- the LOC109089556 gene encoding uncharacterized protein LOC109089556 gives MKVSTSIIALSCIFWKVSELLVEVVVRPGDNATLTCDIEIVIGEEIRWVKICSLQIQPPLIISAYNSMLQPIPRFSVFWNNTLKSYDLLIENITEADLGLYYCSRVGKKYIKQNGIIFEKDEYHTGDTLLNLTYGSPVSPSESPPELDCDCWQCWLILQTVCPACSLLSAILAFVCGYRCCHKTVLKESEGHQSGSETQRQLSQEQDVHTEVYYASLNIPRRGCKRTKSSRLQSSDFSVYDGIKMHT, from the exons ATGAAGGTCAGCACTTCAATCA ttGCACTGAGTTGCATTTTCTGGAAAGTCTCTGAACTGTTGGTGGAGGTGGTAGTCAGGCCTGGAGATAATGCAACTCTTACCTGTGACATTGAGATTGTCATCGGAGAGGAGATTCGTTGGGTTAAGATCTGCTCTTTACAGATCCAACCGCCTCTGATCATCTCTGCATACAATAGCATGTTACAACCCATTCCACGATTCTCTGTGTTCTGGAACaatactttaaaatcttatgacTTACTGATCGAGAACATCACCGAAGCAGACCTTGGTCTCTACTATTGCTCAAGGGTtgggaaaaaatacattaaacagaaCGGAATAATCTTCGAGAAGGATGAGTATCACACTGGTGATACTCTCTTAAACCTCACATACGGTTCACCTG TCTCCCCCTCAGAAAGCCCCCCTGAATTAGATTGTGACTGCTGGCAGTGCTGGCTGATACTGCAAACAGTGTGTCCTGCATGTTCTCTTCTCTCTGCCATTTTGGCTTTTGTTTGCGGCTACAGATGCTGCCACAAGACAG TGCTGAAGGAGTCTGAAGGTCATCAAAGTGGTTCTGAGACGCAAAGACAGTTGAGCCAAGAACAG GATGTCCATACAGAAGTTTACTATGCATCACTGAACATCCCCAGACGAGGATGCAAACGGACAAAGAGCAGCCGACTGCAAAGCTCTGACTTCAGTGTATATGATggcataaaaatgcacacttaG